In Leptospira bourretii, the genomic window CACGTTGGCTCCTATGGCACAGTCTTTGTCGACAATTGTCCGTCGTATTTCGCAGTTAGGCCCAATCCCAATGGGGATCTTCCCTGACTTCCGATCAAAATATCCATAATGGTCAAGACCCATAATGATGGAGTCATAGATCTTGGTTCCTGAGGCAATGAGTTGGCGCACCCCGATGATGGAACGATGCACCTCACATTGGTTCAAAATGGTTCCTTCTGAAATGAGAGCTTGGTTCACGACAGCCTGGATGATTTTGGAAGGAGGGAGAGCCCTCGCCCTCGTATAAATCGGTGTTTTTTCAAGGTATAAATTGAACTTAGGGATATGATCGGTTAACATCAAATTGGCTTCGTAAAAAGCTTTGATGGTCCCTATGTCTTCCCAATAACCGTCGTAAGTATAAGCTTTTACTTTTCTTTCTCGGATGGCCTTTGGTAAAATTTCTTTTCCGAAGTCTGCCATATTGCGGTCTTCTAAAACATCAATGAGAGTGGATGTGTTAAAAATATAAATTCCCATATTCGCAAGGAAGTTACCTTGTTTTGTGCGACAGGATTCCACTTGGGATATTTCTTGTGGTTTTTCTATGAATTCTTGGATGAACCCTCCTACTCCCGATTTGACAATCCCAAGTCCATAAATTTGGTCTTCGGGGATTGCATTGGTGGCCACCGAAATTTCGGTTTCAGGATCCATCAAATGGCTCTGCATAAAATCAGAGAGGTCCATATTATAAAGTTGGTCACCAGAAAGAATGAGGACGTATTTCGGTTTTTGTTCTCTAATATAAGGAAGGACTTTTCTTACGGCATCAGCTGTCCCTTCAAACCAATTGGCGCTGGATACAGTTTGTTCTGCGGCAATGATTTCGACAAAACTCTTTTGATGGATATTGTTTGTCGCATAGGTTCGGTTGATATGGCGATTGAGAGAATAAGAATTAAATTGGGTAAGGATAAAGATCTTTTCAAAACCACTGTTAAGTGAATTGGAAATAGGAATGTCAATGAGTCTGTATTTTCCACCAAAACTGACCGCAGGTTTGGATCTTTTTTCTGTCAGAGGTAATAAACGAGTTCCTTTTCCCCCACCTAAGATGATGGTCAATACTTCATCTTTTTTGAGAATGAAGTCCACACAATCAATAGAGTCTTCTTGAAATCGCATACCTTCCCTTGTAATTCCATTGGACGAAAAAGCAAGAAAAGGTTAAAAAGATTTCTATTTTTTTAAGAGAGCCTCTAAGATTTGTTTTCCATCCATCTTTCCCGTATAAGGATTTACGGCTCTTTCTGGATGGGGCATCATTCCTAGAACGTTTCCAGCTTCATTACAAATCCCAGCAATATCATGTAAGGAACCGTTAGGATTTTCTTTATAACGAAAAACCACCTGTCCATTTTTTTCTAATCGTTCTAAAGTATCTGCATCAGCAAAATAAGCACCTTCGCCGTGAGCAATCGGAATGGATAGTGTTCCTTTGATTTCTTTTGCGATCCTATTTTCCGAAACGGGAACGAGGTCCACATCTTTACAAATGTATTTTAAAGTTCGATTATGAAGTAAGGCACCAGGAAGGAGTCCCGCTTCGGTGAGGATTTGGAATCCATTACAAACTCCTAATACCTTTCCGCCTTGGTTTGCGTATTTGACTACGGATTCCATTGCGTTCGAAAACTTAGCCATTGCCCCGCATCGTAAATAATCTCCAAAAGAGAACCCACCAGGGAGCACAACTAAGTCCGGTTGATCAGAAAAAGATTCTTTGTACCAAGTATAGTCTACGCGAGCACCAAATTCCGATTCAAGAACCGACCCTACATCTTTATCACAATTGGAACCAGGAAAGGTAACCACCCGAACCTTCATACTTTCTCCACAACCAACCGGTATGTTTCAATGACTTGGTTCACTAAGACCGATTCACAAATTTCTTTGGCAAGTGTCTCTGCCTCAGCCAAAGATTTGGCATCGATTTTCATTTCGATGTATTTCCCAACCCTTAAGTCAGAGATAGAACTTTTCCCTTGGTCGTGAAGGGTGCGGAGAACGGTTTGGCCTTGTGGGTCAAGGACCGATTCTTTGAGAGTGACGTTTATTTTTGCGACAAACATAGCGTGATTTTATCTTCCAATTCCAAGTATTTTTTACGTAGTTCTAGGATCAAGGATTCGGGCAAAGCAGGTGCGGGAGGATTTTTGTCCCAATCGGTGGATTCGAGCCAATTCCGTAAAATTTGTTTATCAAAACTGGCTGGGGTTTTGCCAAGAGCATAGGTGGAAGCATCCCAATACCGCGAAGAATCTGGAGTGAGGATTTCATCAATTAAGATGGGATCTCCATCCACCAGGCCAAATTCAAATTTTGTATCACAAAGAAGGATCCCTTGGTTTGCCATTTGTTTATGGGCTGCATTGTAAAGATGGAGAGATAGGTTTTTCAGTTTGGAAAATAGTTCCTGACCCACTTCCTCTTCCATTGTTGATTCACTTACATTTTCGTCATGACCAGAATCATTTTTCCGAGCCGGAGTAAAGATTGGTGTTTCAAATTGGTGTGATTCCAAAAGACCTTGGGGATAATGAACATGGGCAATGGTCCCATTTGTTTTGTATTCCTTCCAAGCAGAACCTGTCAAATACCCACGAACCACACATTCAAAATCAATTCGTTTTGCTTTTTTAACAAGGACCGAACGATCCCTTAGAGATTCCTCATTTTGAAAGGGAGGGGGAAATTTTGATACATCATCGGTAATCAAATGATTGGGAATTTCAGGGAAATTTCGAAACCAAGTGGTGGAAATTCTTGTGAGAATCTTTCCTTTGTCCGGAACAGGTTCTTCAAAAACAACATCAAATGCTGAAATTCGGTCTGTAGCGACGAGAAGAAGAGAATCTCCCAAATCATACACATCCCTTACTTTTCCTTTATAACTAGGGGTTGGAATCATAACTGTATACACACCATTGCCATATCATCACTCGGAGTGGACGCACCACAAA contains:
- a CDS encoding sugar phosphate nucleotidyltransferase, whose product is MRFQEDSIDCVDFILKKDEVLTIILGGGKGTRLLPLTEKRSKPAVSFGGKYRLIDIPISNSLNSGFEKIFILTQFNSYSLNRHINRTYATNNIHQKSFVEIIAAEQTVSSANWFEGTADAVRKVLPYIREQKPKYVLILSGDQLYNMDLSDFMQSHLMDPETEISVATNAIPEDQIYGLGIVKSGVGGFIQEFIEKPQEISQVESCRTKQGNFLANMGIYIFNTSTLIDVLEDRNMADFGKEILPKAIRERKVKAYTYDGYWEDIGTIKAFYEANLMLTDHIPKFNLYLEKTPIYTRARALPPSKIIQAVVNQALISEGTILNQCEVHRSIIGVRQLIASGTKIYDSIIMGLDHYGYFDRKSGKIPIGIGPNCEIRRTIVDKDCAIGANVRLLNEQNLQEYEDEYIRIREGIIVVPRHTAVPDGYSI
- the purQ gene encoding phosphoribosylformylglycinamidine synthase subunit PurQ, yielding MKVRVVTFPGSNCDKDVGSVLESEFGARVDYTWYKESFSDQPDLVVLPGGFSFGDYLRCGAMAKFSNAMESVVKYANQGGKVLGVCNGFQILTEAGLLPGALLHNRTLKYICKDVDLVPVSENRIAKEIKGTLSIPIAHGEGAYFADADTLERLEKNGQVVFRYKENPNGSLHDIAGICNEAGNVLGMMPHPERAVNPYTGKMDGKQILEALLKK
- the purS gene encoding phosphoribosylformylglycinamidine synthase subunit PurS, which codes for MFVAKINVTLKESVLDPQGQTVLRTLHDQGKSSISDLRVGKYIEMKIDAKSLAEAETLAKEICESVLVNQVIETYRLVVEKV
- a CDS encoding phosphoribosylaminoimidazolesuccinocarboxamide synthase, coding for MIPTPSYKGKVRDVYDLGDSLLLVATDRISAFDVVFEEPVPDKGKILTRISTTWFRNFPEIPNHLITDDVSKFPPPFQNEESLRDRSVLVKKAKRIDFECVVRGYLTGSAWKEYKTNGTIAHVHYPQGLLESHQFETPIFTPARKNDSGHDENVSESTMEEEVGQELFSKLKNLSLHLYNAAHKQMANQGILLCDTKFEFGLVDGDPILIDEILTPDSSRYWDASTYALGKTPASFDKQILRNWLESTDWDKNPPAPALPESLILELRKKYLELEDKITLCLSQK